A part of Syngnathoides biaculeatus isolate LvHL_M chromosome 21, ASM1980259v1, whole genome shotgun sequence genomic DNA contains:
- the slc10a7 gene encoding sodium/bile acid cotransporter 7 isoform X1 — translation MVHHRDCAGDLVGKSAARTRRQRRTAEARDHRVVRGGLADLLQQWPLAEDGGDALRRRGRKTTGPFKWILCVYCACAQELTGALLHVRLHLFVQTFTLVFFPLSVWLLVRILALTTIDRWLLRGLQTVSCMPPPVSSAVILTKAVGGNEAAAIFNSAFGSFLGIVVTPTLLLLFLGSSSSVAFGSIFSQLFVTVVVPLALGQVCRRFLRECLERRKPPFGAVSSAVLLMIIYSTFCDTFSNPNMELEPTSLLVVVLIIFSIQLSFMLLTFGFSSRAGSGFSPADTVAIVFCSTHKSLTLDPPGIRAGADHPRLDGRPPEDAEDVQPAARLTKSAKRRATACLPVANRQRALSAPSRWQKTKHFFFSF, via the exons ATGGTTCATCATCGGGATTGTGCTGGCGATCTTGTCGGCAAAAGTGCAGCCCGAACTCGGCGTCAAAGGAG GACCGCTGAGGCCAGAGATCACCGTGTCGTACGCGGCGGTCTCGCTGATCTTCTTCAACAGTGGCCTCTCGCTGAAGACGGAGGTGACGCTTTGCGGCGACGAGGCAGAAAGACCACCGGCCCGTTTAAATGGATTCTCTGTGTGTATTGTGCGTGCGCGCAGGAGTTGACGGGCGCCTTGCTCCACGTGCGCCTTCACCTCTTCGTTCAGACGTTCACGCTGGTCTTCTTCCCGCTGAGCGTTTGGCTGCTGGTCAGAATCCTGGCGTTGACCACCATCGACCGGTGGCTGCTCAGagg GTTACAGACGGTGAGCTGCATGCCGCCCCCGGTCTCCTCGGCCGTCATTCTGACCAAAGCCGTCGGCGGTAACGAG GCGGCCGCCATCTTCAACTCCGCGTTCGGGAGCTTCCTG GGCATCGTGGTGACGCCGacgctgctgctgcttttc CTGGGCTCCTCGTCCTCCGTGGCCTTCGGCTCCATCTTCTCTCAGCTCTTTGTGACGGTGGTGGTGCCGCTCGCCTTGGGTCAG gTGTGCCGCCGCTTCCTGAGGGAGTGTCTGGAACGAAGGAAACCCCCGTTCGGCGCCGTCAGCAGCGCCGTCCTGCTCATGATCATCTACAGCACCTTCTGCGACACCTTCAGCAACCCCAACATGGAGCTGGAGCCGACCAGCCTGCTCGTCGTCGTTCTCATCA TTTTCTCCATCCAGCTAAGTTTCATGCTGCTGACTTTTGGATTTTCCAGCAG GGCCGGCTCGGGATTCAGCCCTGCCGACACGGTGGCCATCGTGTTTTGCTCCACGCACAAGTCGCTAACGCTAG ATCCTCCTGGGATCCGTGCTGGTGCCGACCATCCGCGGCTGGATGGCCGGCCGCCAGAAG ACGCTGAAGATGTCCAGCCTGCAGCCCGTCTGACAAAGTCGGCGAAACGCCGGGCGACCGCGTGCCTTCCAGTGGCCAATCGACAGCGAGCACTTTCTGCCCCTTCGCGATggcaaaagacaaaacatttcttcttctctttttaa
- the slc10a7 gene encoding sodium/bile acid cotransporter 7 isoform X3 — MGLLASIRKEWFIIGIVLAILSAKVQPELGVKGGPLRPEITVSYAAVSLIFFNSGLSLKTEELTGALLHVRLHLFVQTFTLVFFPLSVWLLVRILALTTIDRWLLRGLQTVSCMPPPVSSAVILTKAVGGNEAAAIFNSAFGSFLGIVVTPTLLLLFLGSSSSVAFGSIFSQLFVTVVVPLALGQVCRRFLRECLERRKPPFGAVSSAVLLMIIYSTFCDTFSNPNMELEPTSLLVVVLIIFSIQLSFMLLTFGFSSRAGSGFSPADTVAIVFCSTHKSLTLDPPGIRAGADHPRLDGRPPEDAEDVQPAARLTKSAKRRATACLPVANRQRALSAPSRWQKTKHFFFSF; from the exons ATGGGTCTGCTGGCCAGCATTCGGAAGGAATGGTTCATCATCGGGATTGTGCTGGCGATCTTGTCGGCAAAAGTGCAGCCCGAACTCGGCGTCAAAGGAG GACCGCTGAGGCCAGAGATCACCGTGTCGTACGCGGCGGTCTCGCTGATCTTCTTCAACAGTGGCCTCTCGCTGAAGACGGAG GAGTTGACGGGCGCCTTGCTCCACGTGCGCCTTCACCTCTTCGTTCAGACGTTCACGCTGGTCTTCTTCCCGCTGAGCGTTTGGCTGCTGGTCAGAATCCTGGCGTTGACCACCATCGACCGGTGGCTGCTCAGagg GTTACAGACGGTGAGCTGCATGCCGCCCCCGGTCTCCTCGGCCGTCATTCTGACCAAAGCCGTCGGCGGTAACGAG GCGGCCGCCATCTTCAACTCCGCGTTCGGGAGCTTCCTG GGCATCGTGGTGACGCCGacgctgctgctgcttttc CTGGGCTCCTCGTCCTCCGTGGCCTTCGGCTCCATCTTCTCTCAGCTCTTTGTGACGGTGGTGGTGCCGCTCGCCTTGGGTCAG gTGTGCCGCCGCTTCCTGAGGGAGTGTCTGGAACGAAGGAAACCCCCGTTCGGCGCCGTCAGCAGCGCCGTCCTGCTCATGATCATCTACAGCACCTTCTGCGACACCTTCAGCAACCCCAACATGGAGCTGGAGCCGACCAGCCTGCTCGTCGTCGTTCTCATCA TTTTCTCCATCCAGCTAAGTTTCATGCTGCTGACTTTTGGATTTTCCAGCAG GGCCGGCTCGGGATTCAGCCCTGCCGACACGGTGGCCATCGTGTTTTGCTCCACGCACAAGTCGCTAACGCTAG ATCCTCCTGGGATCCGTGCTGGTGCCGACCATCCGCGGCTGGATGGCCGGCCGCCAGAAG ACGCTGAAGATGTCCAGCCTGCAGCCCGTCTGACAAAGTCGGCGAAACGCCGGGCGACCGCGTGCCTTCCAGTGGCCAATCGACAGCGAGCACTTTCTGCCCCTTCGCGATggcaaaagacaaaacatttcttcttctctttttaa
- the slc10a7 gene encoding sodium/bile acid cotransporter 7 isoform X2, which produces MVHHRDCAGDLVGKSAARTRRQRRTAEARDHRVVRGGLADLLQQWPLAEDGGDALRRRGRKTTGPFKWILCVYCACAQELTGALLHVRLHLFVQTFTLVFFPLSVWLLVRILALTTIDRWLLRGLQTVSCMPPPVSSAVILTKAVGGNEAAAIFNSAFGSFLGIVVTPTLLLLFLGSSSSVAFGSIFSQLFVTVVVPLALGQVCRRFLRECLERRKPPFGAVSSAVLLMIIYSTFCDTFSNPNMELEPTSLLVVVLIIFSIQLSFMLLTFGFSSRAGSGFSPADTVAIVFCSTHKSLTLGIPMLKIVFAGYDRLSLISLPLLIYHPTQILLGSVLVPTIRGWMAGRQKTLKMSSLQPV; this is translated from the exons ATGGTTCATCATCGGGATTGTGCTGGCGATCTTGTCGGCAAAAGTGCAGCCCGAACTCGGCGTCAAAGGAG GACCGCTGAGGCCAGAGATCACCGTGTCGTACGCGGCGGTCTCGCTGATCTTCTTCAACAGTGGCCTCTCGCTGAAGACGGAGGTGACGCTTTGCGGCGACGAGGCAGAAAGACCACCGGCCCGTTTAAATGGATTCTCTGTGTGTATTGTGCGTGCGCGCAGGAGTTGACGGGCGCCTTGCTCCACGTGCGCCTTCACCTCTTCGTTCAGACGTTCACGCTGGTCTTCTTCCCGCTGAGCGTTTGGCTGCTGGTCAGAATCCTGGCGTTGACCACCATCGACCGGTGGCTGCTCAGagg GTTACAGACGGTGAGCTGCATGCCGCCCCCGGTCTCCTCGGCCGTCATTCTGACCAAAGCCGTCGGCGGTAACGAG GCGGCCGCCATCTTCAACTCCGCGTTCGGGAGCTTCCTG GGCATCGTGGTGACGCCGacgctgctgctgcttttc CTGGGCTCCTCGTCCTCCGTGGCCTTCGGCTCCATCTTCTCTCAGCTCTTTGTGACGGTGGTGGTGCCGCTCGCCTTGGGTCAG gTGTGCCGCCGCTTCCTGAGGGAGTGTCTGGAACGAAGGAAACCCCCGTTCGGCGCCGTCAGCAGCGCCGTCCTGCTCATGATCATCTACAGCACCTTCTGCGACACCTTCAGCAACCCCAACATGGAGCTGGAGCCGACCAGCCTGCTCGTCGTCGTTCTCATCA TTTTCTCCATCCAGCTAAGTTTCATGCTGCTGACTTTTGGATTTTCCAGCAG GGCCGGCTCGGGATTCAGCCCTGCCGACACGGTGGCCATCGTGTTTTGCTCCACGCACAAGTCGCTAACGCTAG GTATCCCCATGCTGAAGATCGTGTTCGCCGGCTACGACCGCCTGTCGCTCATCTCGCTCCCCCTGCTCATCTACCACCCGACCCAGATCCTCCTGGGATCCGTGCTGGTGCCGACCATCCGCGGCTGGATGGCCGGCCGCCAGAAG ACGCTGAAGATGTCCAGCCTGCAGCCCGTCTGA
- the LOC133494561 gene encoding mucin-5AC-like — protein sequence MRPFSYKPLTMVQSLKQDPWPSVTVRSSRDFMGFLLQARSGEDSKAGGAAEGPVLVGGSWTLAPPGTHRLRCLSEGDTLTHSDKQLKRNLSFVWRAPDAPVGDIRFYVTVVQSYFVYWAGIKSAVVHDESQSLWTGRNVTAAERERAVFGLRDSNTTAAPGKKSLTSEEVWSSTASPVPLAGRQLTRKTNDSGNPNSRSLSSDNYPDLGSVAEESRSDPDSVTPPPPQESAKTFSAPSPSVLRPAARKDPGTRTPAQDGGLLLTRLPVPTSQKPTGPANLPSSSFAHKSPSYLAQSQRRLSGQSLSLRHSRPRTSSAETISRWVPFRENPHPQPEEKAASPQAPSSSRRTPPQTFLSPSRQQVGSGPRNLPPSNKVVEGLSTSPRPRISLQSAPSRKASPDVPENATTRASFPRSSGREKSPNPSPESTPPQSIRFILSSPFQKATSSTSARLDSPAPFSAPSIPGSGSSRSSSTTTSSFAVPPSSSASFSGNPSTCHPSSPHPEPSPAPRQSDYKRPSVPPPPLPSPRQIRLASPDPKPKRNPSTSGRKLQSDIGDALRPKPAKPGSKRPSNPSKIPATERKFPEIVSRHSSWELGMLLGCSAGLGMALVVGLRHVYRQACGKRTAVTLNDREGEYGRGERGTIHVQECGDLVRVRRIRENSLVLLAEYDVLASPGD from the exons ATGAGACCATTCTCTTACAAACCATTGACGATGGTCCAAAGTCTTAAACAAGATCCTTGGCCCTCAGTGACAGTCCGAAGCTCTCGGGACTTCATGGGCTTCCTGCTGCAGGCCCGCAGCGGGGAAGATTCCAAAGCGGGCGGCGCCGCCGAGGGTCCCGTTCTGGTGGGCGGCTCCTGGACCCTGGCTCCACCCGGGACCCACAGGCTGCGCTGCCTGTCGGAGGGGGACACGCTCACCCACTCGGACAAACAGCTGAAGCGGAACCTGTCGTTTGTGTGGAGGGCTCCCGATGCCCCCGTGGGAGACATCCGCTTCTA TGTCACAGTGGTCCAGTCCTACTTTGTTTACTGGGCGGGAATCAAGTCTGCGGTGGTGCATGACGAGAGTCAAAGTCTTTGGACCGGGAGAAACGTAACAGCAGCGGAGAGAGAAAGAGCAGTTTTTGGTCTCCGTGATTCTAACACGACTGCAGCGCCAG gaaaaaaaagtttgacctctgaaGAGGTCTGGAGCAGCACTGCAAGTCCGGTGCCGCTCGCAGGGCGCCAACTTACAAGGAAGACGAATGACTCTGGAAATCCAAATTCCAGAAGTCTTTCAAGTGACAACTACCCAGATTTAGGATCGGTGGCTGAAGAGTCAAGAAGCGATCCTGACTCGGTCACCCCGCCCCCACCGCAGGAAAGCGCAAAAACGTTTTCCGCTCCCTCCCCGAGCGTGCTCCGACCTGCGGCGAGAAAAGACCCAGGAACAAGGACGCCCGCGCAAGATGGCGGCCTCCTCCTCACGAGGCTTCCCGTGCCAACGTCCCAGAAACCCACAGGACCGGCAAATCTCCCAAGCAGTTCGTTTGCACACAAGAGCCCGAGTTACCTTGCCCAATCACAGAGGAGGCTTTCGGGACAGTCTCTGTCTTTGCGTCATTCACGGCCACGCACGTCTTCCGCTGAGACAATTTCCCGTTGGGTCCCATTTCGAGAGAATCCCCATCCACAGCCTGAAGAGAAGGCAGCGTCCCCGCAAGCTCCCAGCAGCTCTCGCCGGACGCCGCCGCAAACGTTCTTGTCTCCATCTCGGCAGCAAGTTGGCTCCGGCCCAAGAAATCTTCCCCCGTCTAACAAAGTAGTCGAGGGGCTGAGTACGAGCCCCCGACCGCGGATCTCACTTCAATCTGCACCAAGTCGCAAAGCTTCTCCTGACGTCCCCGAAAACGCAACCACGCGAGCATCTTTCCCGCGTTCCTCCGGCCGAGAAAAAAGCCCAAATCCTTCTCCCGAGTCCACACCTCCCCAATCGATCCGGTTCATTCTCTCCTCGCCTTTCCAAAAGGCGACGTCCTCGACATCAGCTCGGCTCGATTCTCCCGCTCCCTTTAGCGCTCCTTCCATTCCAGGATCAGGGAGTTCTCGGTCATCTTCCACTACCACCAGTTCTTTTGCagtccccccctcctcctccgcgTCATTCTCTGGCAATCCTTCAACTTGTCACCCTTCTTCCCCTCATCCGGAACCTTCTCCGGCTCCACGTCAATCTGACTACAAACGCCCCTcggtcccccccccacctttgcCATCCCCAAGACAGATCCGCCTCGCGTCACCCGATCCCAAACCGAAGCGCAATCCCTCAACCTCCGGCCGCAAACTCCAATCCGACATTGGGGATGCATTAAGACCAAAGCCGGCAAAGCCCGGGAGCAAGCGTCCCTCGAATCCCTCAAAAATCCCAGCCACGGAGCGCAAGTTCCCCGAAATTGTGTCTCGCCACAGCTCTTGGGAGCTGGGAATGCTGCTGGGCTGTTCGGCCGGCCTGGGGATGGCGCTGGTGGTGGGCCTGCGCCACGTGTACCGACAGGCCTGCGGGAAACGCACGGCGGTGACCCTGAACGACCGGGAGGGCGAGTACGGAAGGGGCGAGCGAGGGACGATCCACGTTCAGGAGTGCGGCGACCTCGTCCGTGTCCGCCGAATCCGAGAGAACAGCCTCGTGCTTCTCGCCGAGTACGACGTACTAGCGTCGCCTGGAGACTGA
- the slc10a7 gene encoding sodium/bile acid cotransporter 7 isoform X4 produces the protein MGLLASIRKEWFIIGIVLAILSAKVQPELGVKGGPLRPEITVSYAAVSLIFFNSGLSLKTEELTGALLHVRLHLFVQTFTLVFFPLSVWLLVRILALTTIDRWLLRGLQTVSCMPPPVSSAVILTKAVGGNEAAAIFNSAFGSFLGIVVTPTLLLLFLGSSSSVAFGSIFSQLFVTVVVPLALGQVCRRFLRECLERRKPPFGAVSSAVLLMIIYSTFCDTFSNPNMELEPTSLLVVVLIIFSIQLSFMLLTFGFSSRAGSGFSPADTVAIVFCSTHKSLTLGIPMLKIVFAGYDRLSLISLPLLIYHPTQILLGSVLVPTIRGWMAGRQKTLKMSSLQPV, from the exons ATGGGTCTGCTGGCCAGCATTCGGAAGGAATGGTTCATCATCGGGATTGTGCTGGCGATCTTGTCGGCAAAAGTGCAGCCCGAACTCGGCGTCAAAGGAG GACCGCTGAGGCCAGAGATCACCGTGTCGTACGCGGCGGTCTCGCTGATCTTCTTCAACAGTGGCCTCTCGCTGAAGACGGAG GAGTTGACGGGCGCCTTGCTCCACGTGCGCCTTCACCTCTTCGTTCAGACGTTCACGCTGGTCTTCTTCCCGCTGAGCGTTTGGCTGCTGGTCAGAATCCTGGCGTTGACCACCATCGACCGGTGGCTGCTCAGagg GTTACAGACGGTGAGCTGCATGCCGCCCCCGGTCTCCTCGGCCGTCATTCTGACCAAAGCCGTCGGCGGTAACGAG GCGGCCGCCATCTTCAACTCCGCGTTCGGGAGCTTCCTG GGCATCGTGGTGACGCCGacgctgctgctgcttttc CTGGGCTCCTCGTCCTCCGTGGCCTTCGGCTCCATCTTCTCTCAGCTCTTTGTGACGGTGGTGGTGCCGCTCGCCTTGGGTCAG gTGTGCCGCCGCTTCCTGAGGGAGTGTCTGGAACGAAGGAAACCCCCGTTCGGCGCCGTCAGCAGCGCCGTCCTGCTCATGATCATCTACAGCACCTTCTGCGACACCTTCAGCAACCCCAACATGGAGCTGGAGCCGACCAGCCTGCTCGTCGTCGTTCTCATCA TTTTCTCCATCCAGCTAAGTTTCATGCTGCTGACTTTTGGATTTTCCAGCAG GGCCGGCTCGGGATTCAGCCCTGCCGACACGGTGGCCATCGTGTTTTGCTCCACGCACAAGTCGCTAACGCTAG GTATCCCCATGCTGAAGATCGTGTTCGCCGGCTACGACCGCCTGTCGCTCATCTCGCTCCCCCTGCTCATCTACCACCCGACCCAGATCCTCCTGGGATCCGTGCTGGTGCCGACCATCCGCGGCTGGATGGCCGGCCGCCAGAAG ACGCTGAAGATGTCCAGCCTGCAGCCCGTCTGA